A region of Takifugu flavidus isolate HTHZ2018 chromosome 2, ASM371156v2, whole genome shotgun sequence DNA encodes the following proteins:
- the il17a/f1 gene encoding interleukin 17a/f1 — translation MGHSKATMTIGMLAVMMMVAALAAALPRPGGHLKRSVKANKKSPAVMETVPLQLDPKNLVVTHNIRPLENVSISPWTYNISRDTSLFPPLAEARCLFRGCLDSEGQEDQSLESKPIMRQVLLLRKVSSEEGAGHSYHFRLESRLVAVGCTCIRPVVLHHQ, via the exons ACCATCGGCATGTTagcggtgatgatgatggtggcggCACTGGCGGCGGCGCTTCCAAGACCAGGCGGCCATTTGAAACGCTCAGTGAAGGCAAACAAGAAGTCGCCTGCTGTCATGGAAACGGTCCCTCTACAGCTCGATCCAAAGAATTTGGTTGTGACCCATAACATCAGGCCGCTGGAAAACGTCTCCATCTCACCCTGGACATACAA CATCTCCCGCGACACCTCCCTCTTCCCGCCGCTGGCAGAGGCCCGCTGCTTGTTCCGAGGCTGTCTGGACTCCGAGGGCCAGGAGGACCAGAGCCTGGAGTCCAAACCCATCATGCgccaggtgctgctgctgcgcaaGGTCAGCTCAGAGGAAGGGGCGGGGCACAGTTACCACTTCCGTCTGGAGTCGCGCCTCGTCGCCGTGGGCTGCACCTGCATCCGCCCCGTCGTCCTGCACCACCAATGA